A window of Thermococcus alcaliphilus contains these coding sequences:
- a CDS encoding Lrp/AsnC family transcriptional regulator has protein sequence MVDIDEIDKKILVELRKNGRITFTDLSKKLGLSVASIKNRVDKLERLGAIKGYSALVEPAFLEEYLQALIELELLADDPRAEIVLQEIGKLENVLGIYKKTGEFQVMIRANFRNMDELKSFLRLLSQRYLRKNLRRWRVTIILDVIKDNGVQISKGSQRR, from the coding sequence ATGGTGGACATAGACGAAATCGACAAAAAAATCCTAGTGGAGCTTAGAAAGAACGGTAGGATTACCTTCACAGACCTTAGTAAAAAGCTTGGGTTATCTGTAGCAAGCATAAAAAACAGGGTCGATAAACTTGAAAGGCTCGGCGCGATAAAGGGTTATTCCGCTCTTGTGGAGCCCGCTTTTCTTGAGGAGTATTTGCAGGCTTTAATCGAGCTTGAACTCCTTGCCGATGATCCCCGGGCTGAAATAGTTTTGCAAGAGATAGGAAAGCTCGAAAACGTCTTGGGCATCTATAAAAAAACTGGGGAATTTCAGGTGATGATAAGGGCTAACTTCAGGAACATGGACGAGCTGAAAAGCTTTTTAAGACTTCTTTCTCAAAGATATCTGCGTAAAAACCTCCGACGGTGGAGGGTCACCATAATCCTCGATGTCATAAAGGACAACGGAGTTCAGATCTCCAAGGGCTCCCAAAGGAGATGA
- a CDS encoding SagB/ThcOx family dehydrogenase, which yields MNYQKVAALVMVLVIASSIALFLKPYFPRGRETTYSGEKILLPEPRLKGDMSVEEAIAKRKSIRTYKNQPISIEELAQLLWACQGITHEDKRAAPSAGATYPFEIFVVVGNVEDLRPGIYHYDPFEHSLTMIKEGDFRKDLQKAALNQKWVGDAAVDIVLVAFYERTTKIYGERGIRYVHMEAGHIGQNIYLQATALGLGTVAVGAFYDDEVANIIGTEGAPLYIFPVGRV from the coding sequence ATGAACTATCAAAAGGTTGCAGCCCTTGTTATGGTTCTTGTAATAGCCTCATCAATAGCTTTATTCTTAAAACCCTATTTTCCGCGAGGAAGGGAGACTACATACTCCGGAGAGAAGATCCTTCTGCCAGAACCAAGATTAAAAGGAGATATGAGCGTGGAAGAGGCGATTGCCAAAAGAAAAAGCATCAGAACATACAAAAATCAACCTATCAGCATAGAAGAGCTTGCTCAACTCTTATGGGCCTGCCAAGGGATAACCCACGAGGACAAAAGAGCCGCTCCAAGTGCTGGAGCAACTTACCCCTTTGAGATTTTCGTAGTAGTCGGGAATGTAGAGGATTTAAGACCGGGAATATATCACTATGACCCCTTTGAACACAGCCTAACAATGATTAAAGAAGGAGACTTTAGAAAAGATCTCCAAAAAGCAGCATTGAACCAGAAGTGGGTAGGAGATGCAGCAGTGGACATTGTACTTGTGGCTTTCTATGAAAGAACCACCAAGATTTATGGAGAGAGGGGAATCAGGTACGTACATATGGAAGCAGGCCACATAGGACAAAACATATACCTCCAAGCAACAGCTTTAGGACTAGGCACAGTTGCCGTTGGGGCGTTTTATGATGATGAGGTTGCAAATATAATAGGCACTGAGGGTGCCCCGTTGTACATATTCCCTGTTGGGAGGGTCTAA
- a CDS encoding uracil-xanthine permease family protein yields the protein MANGIKVGIEEKVESKQAVLLGFQHVLAMFGATVTVPLVVGTAIGLEQREIALLIQVVLLAMGIATLLQTTIGSRYPIVQGSSFAFIPGLISIGKSLGLAAVEGALIVGGLIEAAIGAFGIVGKVKRLFSPIVTGVTIMLIGFSLAHVAVKYTFNFFADPSGSTIPKAFFIALVTFSTTVYVALKGKGALRAMPVIVGALIGYVVSIPLGMADLSLVKELPLVNAPKPLPWGTPVFEASAIITLLFAFVVSIIESVGDYHAISAISEAPITNTNINRGIMSEGLACSIAGILGACGTTSYSENIGLVALTKVASRQVVQMGGVILILLAMIPKFSGVLASLPQPVLGGLTIALYGMISVTGLRLIKEKVELNDRNMLIIASALIVGLGAPQLPPEFLEHFPRIVGSILESGMAVGALTAILLDQLLR from the coding sequence ATGGCAAACGGAATTAAAGTTGGAATAGAAGAAAAAGTTGAATCAAAGCAAGCTGTTCTTTTGGGCTTTCAGCACGTTCTTGCAATGTTTGGAGCAACAGTTACAGTGCCCCTTGTCGTGGGGACGGCAATTGGGCTTGAGCAGAGGGAGATAGCGCTCCTAATCCAGGTGGTTCTCCTAGCAATGGGAATAGCGACCCTTCTTCAAACCACGATAGGGTCAAGATACCCAATAGTTCAAGGCTCAAGCTTCGCCTTTATTCCGGGGCTTATCAGTATAGGGAAAAGCTTGGGATTAGCTGCTGTAGAAGGAGCTCTAATCGTAGGCGGGTTAATCGAGGCGGCAATAGGTGCATTCGGGATCGTCGGGAAGGTCAAAAGGCTCTTTTCCCCTATAGTTACTGGGGTCACAATAATGCTCATAGGGTTCTCCTTAGCCCATGTAGCGGTCAAGTACACCTTCAACTTCTTTGCCGATCCGAGCGGTTCAACAATACCGAAGGCTTTCTTTATCGCACTTGTGACATTCTCAACAACGGTCTACGTCGCACTTAAAGGAAAAGGGGCTTTAAGGGCAATGCCCGTAATAGTGGGAGCGTTAATAGGATACGTCGTCAGCATTCCCCTTGGAATGGCAGATCTCAGCTTGGTTAAAGAGTTACCATTAGTAAATGCTCCAAAACCTCTACCATGGGGCACTCCAGTATTTGAAGCCTCTGCAATAATAACCCTGCTGTTTGCATTCGTCGTGAGCATAATAGAAAGCGTTGGAGATTACCACGCAATTTCCGCTATCTCTGAGGCACCAATAACGAACACAAACATCAATAGGGGAATAATGAGCGAAGGGCTTGCATGTTCAATTGCAGGGATTCTCGGAGCTTGTGGGACAACAAGCTACTCTGAAAACATAGGATTGGTTGCTCTAACTAAGGTTGCAAGCAGGCAAGTGGTGCAGATGGGAGGGGTGATACTAATCCTCTTAGCCATGATTCCAAAGTTTTCCGGTGTTTTGGCTTCCCTTCCTCAGCCCGTACTTGGAGGACTCACGATAGCGCTCTATGGTATGATAAGCGTTACTGGGCTTAGGTTAATAAAGGAGAAGGTAGAGCTAAACGATAGAAACATGCTCATAATCGCAAGTGCTCTGATTGTGGGACTTGGAGCTCCTCAATTGCCGCCGGAATTCCTAGAACACTTTCCAAGAATTGTGGGGAGTATTTTAGAATCAGGTATGGCTGTAGGAGCCTTAACGGCCATTTTGCTTGATCAACTGTTGAGGTGA
- a CDS encoding universal stress protein, which yields MGLYSSFIGRKFKHIAGKKYEDIIKHYREFLLTEEERQIPEINSILMPLDRYVKNVPEEVYETISAYEARILLVYILDSQVFELVRQTLSPEASEEFRRKEEVMGEELLNNVAKKLESYGLKVQRRMFFGNKSDDVIRMAENYDMLAISKNYGSEITKTSPISPLVLKIIQHLEIPVIVY from the coding sequence ATGGGACTGTATTCCTCTTTCATCGGTCGAAAGTTTAAACACATAGCTGGGAAGAAATATGAGGACATAATAAAGCACTACAGGGAGTTTCTTCTAACTGAAGAAGAAAGACAGATCCCGGAGATTAATTCTATATTGATGCCGCTTGACAGATACGTTAAGAATGTCCCCGAAGAGGTATATGAGACTATAAGTGCCTATGAAGCGAGAATTTTGCTTGTTTATATTTTGGATTCTCAGGTATTTGAGCTTGTACGTCAAACACTTAGCCCGGAAGCAAGTGAAGAATTCAGGCGAAAAGAGGAGGTAATGGGGGAAGAGCTGCTCAACAACGTGGCGAAGAAGCTTGAAAGTTATGGTCTGAAAGTGCAGAGGCGCATGTTCTTTGGAAACAAGAGCGATGATGTGATAAGAATGGCTGAGAACTACGACATGCTCGCAATCTCGAAGAACTATGGCTCGGAGATCACAAAAACATCCCCTATCAGTCCTTTGGTTCTTAAGATAATCCAGCATTTGGAGATTCCGGTGATAGTCTATTAG
- a CDS encoding S16 family serine protease, with translation MKKILSMLALILLLLPLANAQCPEKGNTVVLKAPAVSRTSSGELIGVATDFVITVAPGNGHVYVETWPLAEVDMQASARLAAQVAGKVLGVDMSKYDVFIQVKSDAPIIGGPSAGGTMTVGIIAALEGWKVRNDVMMTGMINPDGSIGPVGGILEKASAAHSVGAKLFLIPEGQRIQVVQKTEQKQIGPIVQITSKSEKVDVVEYAKERWGLEVKEIRDIYEAVYYFTGKKIEKPSVPGELRVDTSFLKDDALKDYDETLNYYKQVENKLKNSDVSYTTYSYLKNALDDAKAKLDEAKKDLDEGMYYTALSLDFQARIAIRHVDWYLDVKTDSDLENLLKEVDNEIKSTESYVSNLTIKGITMLQAVAASEERVEEAKSLLKDAWSSYYDGNYWDAISNAAFAYERIQTAKFWASLGERYAKGDVIERDAIKDTAREYLDNSRLIITYITSMFGETNLQDLVNLMNEGEEYYQDGKYSAAIFSAMEARIRAEIILDTLGIDNETVLMDKLQRMKEDAKVAIAIAQKEGIYPVLSLAYYEFAQSYEKQGGLESIQTAMVFYQYAKETSTVFLSTTTPPKITEEPLIPLTTPLTNQTTPQNTTSPAQKETSGYSIPLIAGTLVIGLLLGFIAGRKA, from the coding sequence ATGAAGAAAATACTATCAATGCTAGCGTTGATTCTTTTGCTCTTACCATTAGCGAATGCTCAATGTCCAGAAAAAGGGAACACCGTTGTGTTAAAAGCCCCAGCAGTGTCTAGAACCTCGAGCGGCGAGCTGATAGGAGTAGCAACGGACTTTGTAATCACAGTTGCTCCTGGAAATGGGCACGTTTACGTTGAGACTTGGCCATTGGCAGAGGTAGACATGCAGGCATCGGCGAGGTTGGCAGCTCAAGTCGCTGGAAAAGTTCTTGGGGTTGATATGAGCAAGTACGACGTTTTTATTCAAGTAAAGTCAGATGCTCCAATTATTGGAGGTCCTTCTGCCGGAGGTACTATGACCGTCGGTATAATAGCCGCTTTAGAGGGATGGAAAGTAAGAAACGACGTAATGATGACAGGTATGATAAATCCCGATGGGAGCATTGGACCAGTAGGAGGGATTTTAGAGAAAGCTTCGGCTGCCCACAGCGTAGGAGCAAAGCTCTTCTTAATTCCAGAAGGACAGAGAATACAGGTAGTCCAAAAAACCGAACAAAAGCAAATCGGCCCAATAGTGCAGATAACAAGTAAGTCCGAAAAAGTTGACGTAGTTGAATACGCAAAGGAGAGATGGGGCTTAGAGGTTAAAGAGATTAGGGATATATACGAGGCAGTTTACTATTTCACTGGGAAGAAGATAGAGAAGCCATCCGTGCCAGGGGAGTTGAGAGTTGATACCTCTTTTCTAAAGGACGATGCACTCAAGGACTACGATGAGACCCTAAACTACTATAAGCAGGTTGAGAACAAGCTCAAAAACAGTGACGTCAGCTACACCACTTATTCCTACCTCAAAAATGCACTAGATGATGCCAAAGCTAAGTTAGACGAGGCCAAGAAGGACTTAGACGAAGGAATGTATTACACAGCTCTGAGCCTTGATTTTCAGGCGAGGATTGCGATAAGGCACGTGGATTGGTATTTGGATGTGAAAACCGACAGTGACTTAGAGAATCTGCTGAAAGAGGTCGATAACGAGATAAAGAGCACCGAGAGCTATGTCTCAAATCTCACAATAAAAGGGATAACAATGCTCCAAGCGGTTGCCGCAAGTGAGGAAAGAGTTGAAGAAGCAAAATCCCTCCTGAAAGATGCTTGGTCGTCTTATTACGATGGTAATTACTGGGATGCAATAAGCAATGCTGCCTTTGCATACGAGAGGATACAAACAGCAAAGTTCTGGGCATCCCTAGGGGAGAGATACGCAAAGGGAGATGTAATTGAAAGGGATGCCATAAAAGATACCGCAAGGGAATACTTGGACAATTCGAGGCTTATCATAACTTATATAACCTCAATGTTTGGGGAAACAAACCTTCAGGATTTGGTAAACTTAATGAACGAGGGAGAGGAATATTACCAAGATGGCAAATATTCAGCGGCTATCTTCTCCGCAATGGAAGCCAGGATAAGGGCCGAGATAATCTTAGATACCCTTGGAATCGACAACGAGACCGTACTTATGGATAAGCTTCAGAGAATGAAAGAAGATGCTAAAGTAGCTATTGCAATAGCTCAGAAAGAAGGCATATATCCAGTCTTAAGTCTTGCATATTATGAGTTTGCCCAGAGCTATGAAAAGCAGGGAGGGTTAGAGAGTATTCAGACCGCAATGGTGTTCTACCAATACGCAAAGGAAACTTCAACGGTATTCTTAAGCACAACAACTCCGCCAAAGATAACAGAAGAACCCCTCATTCCTCTCACCACGCCGCTTACAAACCAAACGACACCTCAAAACACCACTTCCCCAGCTCAAAAGGAAACTAGCGGATACTCAATACCCCTAATAGCTGGCACCCTTGTAATTGGCCTCCTTCTAGGATTTATAGCCGGAAGGAAGGCTTAA
- the upp gene encoding uracil phosphoribosyltransferase, with protein sequence MIEDKRWKGVYSFDDSPYLMEVLTELRDKETDSIAFRKGLVKLGRFMGYEIIKTMETEKVKVETPLEETEGIIVKDRRNVVIVTVLRAAVPLMEGLVKVFEHARIGIVSASRGKAPKFEIEMNYIKIPQITPEDTVIIADPMIATGSTLLRVIEEVKKYGTPKRIIVLGVLAAPEGITRIKEKFPEVEIFVTKIDRELNDKGYILPGLGDAGDRAFGAPIKLSTLPQVHTIE encoded by the coding sequence ATGATAGAGGATAAAAGGTGGAAAGGTGTTTACTCCTTTGATGACTCTCCCTATCTAATGGAAGTATTAACAGAGCTTAGGGATAAAGAGACAGACTCCATAGCCTTTAGAAAAGGGCTTGTAAAGCTTGGAAGGTTTATGGGTTATGAGATAATCAAGACAATGGAGACAGAGAAAGTAAAAGTTGAGACACCTTTGGAAGAAACTGAAGGGATAATAGTAAAAGACAGGAGAAATGTAGTCATAGTAACTGTTCTCAGAGCCGCAGTGCCCCTTATGGAAGGCCTTGTAAAGGTCTTTGAGCATGCAAGGATAGGAATAGTCTCAGCATCGAGAGGAAAAGCCCCAAAGTTTGAGATAGAGATGAACTACATCAAAATCCCCCAGATAACGCCCGAAGATACGGTAATCATAGCCGATCCAATGATAGCTACTGGTTCAACTCTGCTGAGAGTAATAGAAGAGGTCAAAAAGTACGGCACTCCAAAGAGAATAATCGTGTTGGGAGTTCTTGCAGCTCCTGAAGGAATAACCAGAATAAAAGAAAAATTCCCAGAGGTTGAAATATTCGTAACAAAGATAGACAGGGAGCTCAACGATAAAGGCTATATTCTCCCCGGCCTTGGGGATGCAGGAGACAGGGCATTTGGGGCACCAATAAAGCTTTCAACCCTGCCGCAGGTGCACACAATAGAGTAG
- a CDS encoding DEAD/DEAH box helicase — MLFVIRKGKKSSELEAFYIENEPEKLSQIQNLKAERIFRLIMRGNRLFKVLEGSNYQNPKEIEKMLKATRIVLTSDAAEWEEYFRVRLQNKRVEKAELCRLCLLNGKITVLTEGNRIKYHHEFICENCAEEELKNELRYRFRSLGMLDQAKKLLERFKDLNKVLAVFDPRFDPTKNPEVTKWDELEPKHVKVKELSVDEITIPEKFKQVLKSEGISKLLPVQSLAIQHGLLKGENLLVVSATASGKTLIGELAGIPKALKGKKFLFLVPLVALANQKYEDFKRRYSKLGLKVAIRVGMSRIKTKDELVVVDTGIDADIIVGTYEGIDYLLRAGRKIGNVGTIVIDEIHMLDDEERGARLDGLIARLRKLYPNAQFIGLSATIGNPQELAKELGLKLVLYDERPVALERHVIIARNESEKWRYVAQLCKAETMRKSPQGFKGQTIVFTFSRKRCHELAAFLTSRGLKAKPYHSGLPYHQRKLTEMEFQAQMLDVVVTTAALGAGVDFPASQVIFESLAMGNKWLTVREFHQMLGRAGRPLYHEKGKVYLIVEPGRKYSAQMEGSEDEVAFKLLTAPIEPVHVEWSDELEQDQVLAHSCVFSYLDDIEEVQSLCLGANQNAEKVLEKLEEFDFVKLRGKIVNVTPYGRAVSMSFLLPKEAQFIRESLFKRHPREIAIKLLPFENVYLTGTLQRELESAVRGRLSSNIFSPSFASILEELEKVLPEVSPNVQDKLFLIYQDFFMCEEEECTEYAMERVSYTIIELRRQGKHPTQIADYFRRQYSLVLYPGDIFTWLDGIIRKLEAIERIAKVFRAKDAEFEARTLRRELEEGRKLRNE; from the coding sequence ATGCTCTTTGTAATCAGAAAGGGAAAAAAGAGCAGTGAGCTTGAAGCATTTTATATTGAAAATGAACCCGAAAAGCTTTCCCAAATCCAGAATTTAAAAGCGGAGAGAATTTTCAGGCTGATAATGAGGGGTAACAGACTTTTCAAGGTTCTGGAAGGAAGCAACTATCAAAATCCAAAAGAGATTGAAAAAATGCTGAAAGCTACGAGAATTGTCTTAACCTCCGATGCCGCAGAATGGGAAGAGTATTTTAGGGTAAGGCTCCAAAACAAGAGGGTTGAGAAAGCAGAGCTGTGCAGACTATGTCTTTTAAATGGGAAAATAACCGTGCTGACAGAAGGAAATAGGATAAAATATCACCATGAATTTATCTGTGAGAACTGTGCCGAGGAAGAACTCAAAAATGAGCTCCGCTACAGGTTTAGGAGCCTTGGAATGCTTGACCAAGCAAAAAAACTTCTTGAGAGATTTAAAGATCTAAATAAAGTTCTGGCTGTCTTTGATCCCCGTTTTGACCCAACAAAAAATCCAGAGGTTACGAAATGGGATGAGCTGGAGCCAAAACATGTTAAGGTTAAGGAACTCTCCGTTGATGAGATAACTATCCCTGAAAAGTTCAAGCAGGTTTTAAAGAGTGAAGGCATCTCCAAACTACTCCCCGTTCAGAGTTTGGCAATTCAGCATGGCCTCCTAAAAGGAGAGAATCTTCTCGTTGTTTCTGCAACGGCAAGTGGAAAAACACTCATTGGGGAATTAGCAGGCATTCCTAAGGCTCTCAAAGGTAAAAAATTCCTCTTTTTAGTTCCCCTTGTGGCTCTGGCAAACCAAAAGTACGAGGACTTCAAGAGGAGGTACTCAAAGCTTGGCCTTAAAGTTGCCATAAGAGTGGGAATGAGCAGGATAAAGACCAAAGATGAGCTCGTTGTCGTTGACACCGGCATAGATGCGGATATAATCGTTGGAACCTACGAGGGAATTGACTACTTATTGAGAGCTGGAAGGAAAATAGGGAATGTCGGAACAATAGTCATAGATGAGATTCATATGCTTGACGACGAAGAAAGGGGAGCGAGGCTTGATGGCCTTATTGCGAGGCTTAGAAAGCTCTATCCAAATGCCCAGTTCATAGGGCTGAGTGCAACAATTGGGAATCCTCAAGAGCTTGCGAAAGAGCTTGGGTTGAAGCTTGTTCTTTACGATGAGAGACCGGTTGCACTTGAGAGGCACGTGATAATAGCTAGAAATGAAAGCGAAAAGTGGCGCTACGTGGCTCAGCTGTGCAAAGCCGAAACAATGAGAAAGTCTCCTCAGGGTTTTAAGGGACAGACCATAGTGTTCACATTCTCAAGAAAGAGGTGTCACGAACTTGCGGCGTTTTTAACGAGCAGAGGTTTGAAGGCAAAGCCCTACCACAGCGGTTTGCCCTATCACCAAAGGAAGCTCACTGAAATGGAGTTTCAAGCCCAGATGTTGGATGTTGTTGTAACAACCGCTGCCCTAGGAGCGGGAGTTGATTTTCCAGCCTCTCAAGTAATCTTCGAAAGCCTCGCAATGGGCAACAAATGGCTTACCGTTAGAGAGTTCCACCAAATGCTTGGAAGGGCTGGTAGGCCTTTGTATCATGAAAAGGGTAAGGTTTATCTTATAGTAGAGCCCGGTAGAAAGTATTCTGCTCAGATGGAAGGAAGTGAAGATGAGGTGGCGTTTAAGCTTTTGACTGCACCAATTGAACCTGTTCACGTTGAATGGAGTGATGAGCTGGAGCAGGATCAGGTTCTGGCTCATTCTTGTGTTTTCTCTTACCTTGACGATATCGAGGAGGTGCAGTCTCTCTGCCTCGGAGCAAATCAAAATGCCGAGAAAGTTCTTGAAAAGCTTGAAGAATTCGACTTTGTAAAACTGAGGGGTAAGATCGTAAACGTTACCCCATACGGAAGGGCTGTAAGCATGAGCTTTCTCCTTCCAAAGGAGGCTCAGTTTATAAGGGAAAGCCTCTTCAAGAGACACCCAAGGGAGATAGCAATTAAGCTTCTGCCATTTGAGAACGTTTATCTCACTGGAACGCTCCAGAGAGAGCTTGAAAGTGCCGTGAGAGGAAGACTGAGCAGCAACATTTTTTCCCCAAGCTTTGCCTCTATTCTAGAGGAGCTCGAAAAAGTTCTGCCGGAGGTCAGTCCAAACGTGCAGGACAAGCTGTTTCTGATTTACCAAGATTTCTTTATGTGCGAGGAAGAAGAATGTACGGAATATGCCATGGAGCGGGTTTCATACACAATAATCGAGCTCAGAAGACAAGGAAAGCATCCAACACAGATTGCAGACTACTTCAGAAGGCAGTACTCCCTTGTGCTCTATCCTGGGGATATCTTTACATGGCTTGATGGCATAATCAGGAAGCTTGAGGCAATCGAAAGGATAGCCAAGGTATTTAGAGCAAAAGATGCAGAGTTTGAGGCAAGAACTCTGAGAAGGGAACTGGAGGAAGGAAGAAAGCTAAGAAATGAGTGA
- a CDS encoding M1 family aminopeptidase, with protein MKFLKVRTFFVVLGIIMLFLLVLIIAESNSINESLNLDAKILSSQMEYSMLKTQTVSKYNYSNYNISVLFNFSIEKAVLGFKGTMIERISFRGLTSSKPIWIEVHIPDKIHFHPIYYSHIEPREIFCYKERCLLLFNPLSENGSLIFAYSFKLIDQNSNVPFNDPSYKFFGNEKVALPLGLTFIGINSAATSGEVSFLLFKAPWEDTKAFLLVNQTLTSLIVGKEKIVPTPQDNQFLLFAGRFGEIEGSAMNGTKIKIYYPSDEPFEISPQEVLNWSKKVISTYVSTYSILPSKEYYIINWNSGEANGNGFINGIIVGRWSARGRLIDRLNKRLIAHELAHSWFGGYANFGLLDEALATFSDLYVENKFGEDTYPFAENKALNSGKVPLAEITKNVPDYQNALYYKGAFVFRSLQFVLGNETFFNGLRELLRECHGKECNLTDVQNVFEKVSGQDLDWFFKEWFYSSKVPDYDVRSLSLEEKNGKYLLTFEVIDKNNFTMPLEVEVITSKEKLVKKVWIKGKARVSFELNDKPLKIILDPNEWMVNENKEYTTEGIKITVE; from the coding sequence ATGAAGTTCCTAAAGGTTAGAACCTTTTTTGTGGTTTTAGGTATTATAATGCTTTTTCTTCTTGTATTAATTATTGCAGAATCGAATTCAATAAACGAATCTCTAAATTTAGATGCTAAAATACTGTCCTCACAGATGGAATACAGTATGCTAAAAACTCAAACTGTGTCTAAATATAATTATTCCAATTACAACATTTCAGTCCTTTTCAATTTTTCCATTGAAAAAGCAGTTTTAGGTTTTAAAGGGACCATGATCGAGCGAATTTCTTTTAGAGGGTTAACCTCCAGCAAACCAATCTGGATCGAGGTTCATATACCAGACAAGATTCATTTCCACCCAATTTATTACTCACACATTGAACCTAGAGAGATCTTTTGTTACAAGGAGAGATGTCTGCTTTTATTTAATCCTCTCTCAGAAAATGGAAGTTTAATCTTTGCCTACTCCTTTAAACTTATCGATCAAAATAGCAATGTGCCTTTTAATGACCCTTCCTATAAGTTTTTTGGGAATGAAAAAGTTGCATTACCTCTTGGTCTGACTTTTATAGGGATAAATTCTGCAGCAACTAGCGGGGAAGTTTCATTTTTACTCTTTAAGGCTCCGTGGGAAGATACAAAAGCATTTCTGCTTGTAAATCAAACTTTAACCTCCCTGATTGTTGGAAAAGAGAAAATTGTACCAACACCTCAAGATAATCAATTTCTGTTATTTGCTGGAAGGTTCGGAGAGATTGAAGGTAGTGCAATGAATGGAACAAAAATAAAGATATATTACCCCTCAGATGAGCCTTTTGAAATTTCTCCTCAGGAAGTCCTTAACTGGAGTAAAAAAGTTATTTCAACATACGTCTCTACTTACTCCATACTTCCCTCAAAAGAGTACTATATAATAAACTGGAATAGTGGAGAAGCCAATGGGAATGGGTTTATAAATGGGATAATTGTTGGGAGATGGAGCGCAAGAGGAAGACTAATTGATAGGCTAAATAAGAGACTAATAGCCCATGAACTTGCTCATTCTTGGTTTGGAGGTTATGCGAACTTTGGGTTGCTTGATGAAGCACTTGCAACATTTTCTGACCTTTATGTTGAGAACAAATTCGGGGAGGATACATATCCCTTTGCAGAGAATAAAGCATTAAACAGTGGAAAAGTGCCTTTAGCAGAAATAACGAAAAATGTACCTGACTACCAAAATGCTCTGTACTATAAAGGTGCCTTTGTTTTCCGTTCTCTGCAGTTTGTTCTTGGTAACGAGACTTTCTTTAATGGCTTAAGAGAGCTTTTGAGAGAGTGTCATGGTAAAGAATGCAATTTAACGGATGTTCAAAATGTTTTCGAAAAAGTCAGTGGACAAGATTTAGATTGGTTCTTCAAAGAATGGTTTTACTCTTCAAAAGTGCCGGATTATGATGTAAGAAGCCTAAGTTTAGAAGAGAAGAATGGGAAGTATCTTTTAACCTTTGAGGTTATAGATAAAAATAATTTTACAATGCCCCTCGAGGTTGAGGTGATAACTTCAAAAGAAAAGCTCGTTAAAAAAGTCTGGATTAAAGGGAAAGCCAGAGTAAGTTTTGAACTAAATGATAAGCCCCTAAAGATAATCCTTGACCCAAATGAATGGATGGTGAATGAGAATAAAGAATACACCACAGAAGGAATAAAAATAACAGTGGAATAA
- a CDS encoding cupin domain-containing protein has translation MFVGHYKDVEEKEVTIEGVENTTIRWLISPKIGAKNFAMRYFVIRKGGKIPIHQHDWEHEIFVVKGEGYITNGRKTVKVIPGSFLYIPPNEPHGYENPDSETLEFLCLIPVKEGSIPPEERGE, from the coding sequence ATGTTCGTTGGACACTACAAAGACGTAGAAGAAAAAGAAGTTACAATAGAGGGAGTTGAGAATACAACAATAAGATGGCTCATCTCCCCAAAGATAGGGGCTAAAAACTTTGCAATGAGATATTTTGTTATTAGGAAAGGCGGAAAAATACCAATACACCAGCACGACTGGGAACATGAGATATTCGTTGTAAAGGGAGAGGGCTATATAACAAACGGAAGAAAAACTGTGAAAGTTATACCGGGCAGCTTTTTGTATATCCCTCCAAATGAGCCGCACGGATACGAAAATCCCGACTCAGAGACCCTCGAATTCCTATGCTTAATCCCAGTAAAAGAGGGTAGCATACCTCCCGAAGAAAGGGGTGAGTGA